A genomic segment from Nodularia sphaerocarpa UHCC 0038 encodes:
- a CDS encoding ATP-dependent Zn protease → MSQTALNLVAISIFLMTLSVLLGPLIHLSPAVPALATFAILGIATFDNFSLQGQGGTIILDWIAGFSPQHRDRIIHHEAGHFLTAHLLDIPVTGYTLSAWEAWQQGQPGQGGVSFDDGELASQLEQGTISAQILDRYCTIWMAGIAAETLVFDRAEGGADDQSKLAKVLAGLGFSKSAALQKHKFHLLQAKTLLQENWSSYEALVKSMQQRASVSDCQQIIDNSAFF, encoded by the coding sequence ATGAGTCAAACTGCTTTAAATTTAGTGGCAATATCTATCTTTCTCATGACTTTATCAGTGCTGTTGGGGCCATTAATTCATTTGTCCCCAGCCGTTCCAGCACTGGCTACCTTTGCTATTTTGGGAATAGCCACTTTTGATAATTTTAGTTTGCAAGGACAAGGAGGGACTATAATATTAGATTGGATTGCGGGTTTTTCTCCTCAACACCGCGATCGCATTATCCACCATGAAGCAGGTCATTTTCTCACCGCGCATCTGCTGGATATTCCTGTAACTGGCTATACACTCAGCGCTTGGGAAGCTTGGCAACAAGGGCAACCAGGACAAGGTGGTGTTAGTTTTGATGATGGTGAATTAGCATCTCAATTAGAACAAGGGACAATCAGCGCCCAAATCCTCGACCGCTATTGTACAATTTGGATGGCTGGTATTGCGGCGGAAACTTTAGTTTTTGATCGTGCTGAAGGTGGTGCTGATGATCAAAGCAAGTTAGCTAAAGTCTTAGCAGGTTTAGGTTTTTCAAAATCAGCTGCTTTGCAGAAACATAAGTTTCATCTTCTCCAAGCCAAAACTTTACTGCAAGAAAATTGGTCTAGTTACGAAGCTTTAGTTAAATCCATGCAACAACGCGCCTCTGTCAGCGATTGTCAGCAGATAATTGATAATTCAGCATTTTTCTGA
- the rdgB gene encoding RdgB/HAM1 family non-canonical purine NTP pyrophosphatase: MNKILVVATGNPGKLREMQAYLAHSGWELTLKPAELEIEETGETFAANACLKASQIAQATGQWAIADDSGLAVDALNGAPGVYSARYGNSDSDRIARLLRELGNTDNRQAQFVCAVAIARPDGTIALESEGLCRGEILHAPCGEGGFGYDPIFYVPEKQLTFAQMSRELKGSISHRGKALKALIPQLETLNI; encoded by the coding sequence ATGAATAAAATACTCGTAGTAGCTACAGGAAATCCCGGTAAATTGCGGGAAATGCAAGCTTATCTCGCCCATTCTGGTTGGGAATTAACGCTCAAACCAGCAGAATTAGAAATTGAAGAAACAGGCGAAACCTTTGCCGCTAATGCTTGTCTCAAAGCTTCCCAAATTGCTCAAGCTACAGGACAATGGGCGATCGCAGATGATTCTGGTTTGGCAGTAGATGCCCTGAATGGCGCACCTGGTGTATATTCGGCACGCTATGGCAACAGCGACTCAGACCGCATTGCTCGGTTATTGCGGGAATTAGGTAACACAGACAATCGCCAAGCTCAATTTGTCTGTGCTGTTGCGATCGCTCGTCCTGATGGTACAATAGCATTAGAATCCGAAGGCTTATGTCGCGGCGAAATTCTTCACGCACCCTGTGGCGAAGGTGGTTTTGGCTACGATCCGATATTTTATGTCCCAGAAAAGCAATTGACTTTTGCACAGATGTCGCGGGAATTGAAAGGCTCAATTAGCCATCGAGGCAAAGCTTTAAAGGCTTTGATTCCTCAGTTAGAAACATTAAATATCTAG
- a CDS encoding GGDEF domain-containing protein, with the protein MKISILVFGSNNFLATLPHNLLDVSDSSIEVIMDIDQAVSHIQIAPPDVIIAQASLVGSMELCRWLKTQTQISWIYCILLEDRPQHLAARNQQDWEWELEMTANALSQGADAYIWQVAEAKTDCNFTGTTAHHTLLLAQVMVGVRKAQKYRDLLHKNDLLSTIALADSLTEMNNRRALEWELPRQIIQARTEGNPLSLIILDVDYFKQVNDNYGHLVGDRLLQLLCHRLRHNLRSQDIPFRYGGEEFVVILSNTKSEEALLVAKRVNRIIGEEPFKINSKIAINITISLGVSCLQAEDDVQGFKLLNRADQYLFQAKAAGRNQAIGRDCSSSVSPLKAVSSEKC; encoded by the coding sequence ATGAAAATTTCTATTCTGGTCTTTGGAAGTAATAATTTTCTGGCGACACTTCCGCATAATCTCCTGGATGTCAGCGATTCTAGTATAGAAGTTATCATGGATATTGATCAGGCAGTGTCGCACATTCAAATTGCACCGCCGGATGTTATAATTGCACAGGCTAGTCTGGTGGGCAGTATGGAACTCTGCCGTTGGCTGAAAACCCAGACTCAGATATCCTGGATATATTGTATTCTTTTAGAAGATCGTCCCCAACATCTGGCTGCGAGAAATCAGCAGGACTGGGAGTGGGAATTAGAAATGACTGCAAATGCACTCAGCCAAGGCGCTGACGCTTATATTTGGCAGGTTGCTGAGGCAAAAACAGATTGTAATTTCACGGGTACAACTGCACATCATACTCTATTGTTAGCTCAAGTGATGGTGGGTGTGCGGAAAGCTCAGAAATATCGCGATTTACTGCACAAAAATGATTTATTGTCAACAATCGCCTTAGCTGATTCGTTGACAGAGATGAATAATCGCCGGGCTTTGGAATGGGAATTACCCAGACAAATCATCCAAGCGCGGACTGAAGGAAATCCCTTGAGTTTAATTATTTTAGATGTAGACTATTTTAAACAAGTTAACGATAACTATGGCCATTTGGTTGGCGATCGCCTGTTACAATTACTATGTCACCGTCTGCGCCATAATCTGCGGAGTCAAGATATTCCCTTCCGTTATGGTGGAGAGGAATTTGTCGTGATTTTATCTAACACCAAGAGCGAGGAAGCATTGCTAGTAGCCAAGCGTGTCAACCGCATCATTGGCGAGGAACCGTTTAAAATCAACAGTAAAATAGCAATTAATATCACCATTAGCTTAGGCGTTTCCTGTTTGCAAGCAGAAGATGATGTTCAAGGGTTCAAACTACTCAATCGTGCTGATCAATACTTGTTCCAGGCTAAAGCTGCTGGACGTAATCAAGCTATTGGGCGTGACTGTTCCTCCTCGGTTTCGCCTCTTAAAGCAGTTTCTTCAGAAAAATGCTGA
- a CDS encoding phosphoglucomutase/phosphomannomutase family protein encodes MPVAAKSIKFGTDGWRGIIGDEFTFERLALVAPVAAQVLYNTYYPTVGNKTIVVGYDRRFMAEDFARAVADSVTAIGFDVLLSESFAPTPAFSWAAKDLNALGALVITASHNPGAYLGLKVKGAFGGSVPSEVTKEIEALLSAGVPEPVATPGKQQPLNPWPSYTTALKAKVNITKIQAAIASGKLRLFVDVMHGAAAGGLGRLLGDGVQEINSDRDPLFEGGAPEPLPKYLSRLFSTIKTYRQTDKSSLVVGLVFDGDCDRIAAVDGNANFLSSQILIPILIDHLTQRRGFSGEIVKTVSGSDLIPRVAALHNLSLFETAVGYKYIADRMLTADVLLGGEESGGIGYGSHIPERDALLSALYVLEAIVESGLDLSDYYHSLQEKTNFTSAYDRIDLPLANMEVRSRLLEQLQTQPLTEIAGKTVINCQTIDGYKFRLADNSWLMIRFSGTEPVLRLYCEAATIEQVHQTLAWAKNWAE; translated from the coding sequence ATGCCAGTTGCTGCTAAATCGATTAAATTTGGTACAGACGGCTGGCGAGGCATTATTGGTGATGAGTTCACCTTTGAACGCCTAGCCCTAGTCGCGCCAGTTGCCGCCCAAGTATTATATAATACATATTATCCTACAGTTGGGAACAAAACAATTGTTGTCGGCTACGATCGCCGATTTATGGCAGAAGACTTTGCTCGTGCTGTGGCGGATTCTGTCACCGCTATCGGGTTTGATGTTTTACTCAGCGAATCCTTTGCGCCAACTCCCGCTTTTAGTTGGGCTGCAAAAGACCTCAATGCTTTAGGAGCGCTGGTAATTACAGCTAGTCATAACCCAGGTGCATATTTAGGGTTAAAAGTCAAGGGTGCTTTTGGTGGTTCAGTACCCTCAGAAGTAACCAAAGAAATAGAAGCTTTATTATCTGCGGGTGTACCTGAGCCAGTCGCTACCCCTGGGAAACAACAGCCCTTAAATCCTTGGCCGAGTTACACTACAGCCCTAAAAGCTAAAGTTAATATTACCAAAATTCAAGCAGCGATCGCCTCTGGTAAACTGAGATTATTTGTTGATGTCATGCACGGTGCAGCAGCAGGGGGATTAGGGAGATTACTGGGGGATGGTGTCCAAGAAATTAACAGCGATCGCGATCCTTTATTTGAAGGTGGTGCGCCCGAACCATTACCAAAATACCTATCTCGTTTATTCTCGACGATCAAAACTTACCGCCAAACAGATAAATCAAGTTTAGTAGTGGGGTTAGTATTCGATGGTGACTGCGATCGCATCGCCGCAGTAGATGGAAACGCCAACTTTTTGAGTTCCCAAATCTTAATACCCATCTTAATCGACCACTTAACCCAAAGGCGAGGCTTTAGCGGTGAAATCGTCAAAACCGTCAGTGGTTCTGATTTAATTCCCCGTGTCGCCGCACTGCATAACTTGTCACTTTTTGAAACCGCCGTCGGATATAAATACATCGCCGATAGAATGTTAACCGCAGATGTATTATTAGGTGGGGAAGAATCAGGAGGAATCGGTTATGGTAGCCATATTCCCGAACGTGATGCACTGCTATCAGCCTTGTATGTTCTAGAGGCGATTGTGGAATCTGGGTTAGATTTAAGCGATTATTATCACTCTTTGCAAGAAAAAACAAATTTCACCTCAGCTTACGATCGCATTGATTTACCCTTAGCAAATATGGAAGTGCGATCGCGTCTTTTAGAACAACTGCAAACCCAACCATTAACCGAAATTGCCGGTAAAACAGTCATTAATTGCCAAACCATCGACGGCTATAAATTCCGCCTAGCTGACAACAGCTGGTTAATGATTCGGTTTAGCGGTACAGAACCAGTATTACGCCTGTATTGCGAAGCAGCGACAATTGAACAAGTGCATCAAACCCTAGCTTGGGCGAAAAATTGGGCAGAGTAA
- a CDS encoding heavy-metal-associated domain-containing protein: MALKLKVPDIACDNCAAKITESIQVMEPNALVDVNVQDKTVTVESSAAEESIKQVIVAAGFHIEGY; this comes from the coding sequence ATGGCACTCAAACTCAAAGTTCCGGATATTGCTTGTGATAATTGTGCGGCAAAAATCACCGAATCTATTCAGGTTATGGAGCCTAATGCTTTAGTAGATGTGAATGTTCAAGATAAAACTGTCACTGTGGAATCTTCTGCTGCTGAAGAATCAATTAAACAGGTAATTGTTGCTGCTGGTTTTCATATTGAAGGTTATTGA
- a CDS encoding deoxyribonucleotide triphosphate pyrophosphatase: MQIADNKMITSQGDYFMQPLANFALALLFGTIALTALNPMSQAIAQEAEMSSPSESNMNQQIDIQEVEIEVENEIEVELEPEQSIIYTPDSMESNDSD, from the coding sequence TTGCAGATTGCTGACAATAAAATGATAACTTCTCAAGGTGATTATTTTATGCAGCCTTTAGCAAATTTCGCTTTAGCTCTACTATTTGGCACTATTGCGCTTACAGCCTTAAATCCCATGTCTCAGGCTATAGCTCAAGAAGCAGAGATGTCTTCTCCCTCTGAATCTAATATGAATCAACAGATAGATATTCAAGAGGTAGAGATTGAAGTAGAAAATGAAATTGAAGTAGAATTAGAACCTGAGCAAAGTATTATTTATACACCAGACTCTATGGAGTCAAATGATTCTGATTAG
- the ppsA gene encoding phosphoenolpyruvate synthase, with product MSNNQTPHIRWFETLKSEDVAIVGGKNASLGEMIASLKHKGLRVPDGFATTADAYWQFLTANQLTEKIQSHLEELQSGKTPLDKVGKSIRRLFLAAEFPADIAAAIKNAYHQLCQNYNNHEVDVAVRSSATAEDLPQASFAGQQETFLNITGEVELLDACRKCYASLFTDRAISYREAQGFEHTKVALSIGVQKMVRSDQASAGVMFSIDTETGFPDIVLIDAAWGLGENVVQGTVTPDEYRVFKPLLNTDNFQPVIEKTLGDKQKKLVYAKGGSESTKNINTSPAERQTFVLSDQEILQLAVWASVIETHYNQPMDMEWAKDGETGDLFIVQARPETVQRQKVAAALKTYSLQEKGEKILTGLSIGEAIASGKVCLIETADDIRDFQDGAILVTQMTDPDWVPVMKRAAGIVTDHGGRTCHAAIVSRELGIPAIVGTDKATEVLQDQQEITISCAEGDQGYIYRDILQFAETEVNVENIPHTKTQILLNIASPGAALRWWRLPCDGIGLARMEFIINNIIKIHPMALVHFDDLQDRGTRKQIQNLTFGYQDKTEYFVDHLARGMAKIAAAQYPRPVIVRMSDFKTNEYANLIGGKQFELKEANPMLGFRGASRYYSDRYREGFALECRAIKRAREQIGFTNIIMMIPFCRTLQEADQVLQVLAENGLKRGENKLQVYVMAEIPSNIELAAEFSQRFDGFSIGSNDLTQLVLGVDRDSSQLAYIFDESNAAVKGMIRRLIVAAHENQRKVGICGQAPSDNPEFAAFLVEAGIDSISLNPDSVIAVKRRVAEVESSR from the coding sequence CTTGGGAGAAATGATAGCCAGCCTCAAACACAAAGGTCTTCGAGTTCCCGATGGTTTCGCCACCACCGCCGATGCTTATTGGCAATTTTTAACAGCAAATCAACTCACAGAGAAAATCCAGTCTCATTTAGAAGAACTGCAAAGCGGTAAAACTCCCTTAGATAAAGTTGGTAAATCCATCCGGCGATTATTCTTAGCTGCTGAATTTCCCGCAGACATCGCCGCAGCGATTAAAAATGCTTACCATCAACTTTGTCAAAACTACAATAACCATGAAGTTGATGTCGCCGTGAGAAGCAGCGCCACAGCCGAAGATTTACCCCAAGCGAGTTTTGCCGGTCAGCAGGAAACCTTTCTCAATATCACAGGTGAGGTAGAATTATTAGATGCCTGTCGTAAATGCTACGCTTCATTGTTTACAGACAGAGCGATTAGTTATCGAGAAGCCCAGGGTTTTGAGCATACAAAAGTGGCTCTTTCCATTGGTGTGCAAAAGATGGTACGCTCTGATCAAGCCAGTGCGGGGGTGATGTTTTCCATTGATACGGAAACCGGTTTCCCTGATATTGTTTTGATTGATGCGGCTTGGGGATTAGGTGAAAATGTTGTCCAAGGAACTGTGACACCGGATGAATATCGGGTGTTTAAACCTTTGCTAAATACAGATAATTTTCAACCTGTGATTGAGAAAACTTTGGGAGATAAACAGAAAAAGTTAGTTTATGCCAAGGGAGGTAGTGAGTCTACTAAAAACATTAACACATCTCCCGCAGAACGTCAAACTTTTGTCCTATCAGATCAGGAGATTTTACAATTAGCTGTTTGGGCGAGTGTGATTGAAACCCACTATAACCAGCCGATGGATATGGAATGGGCGAAGGATGGAGAAACGGGAGATTTGTTTATTGTCCAGGCGCGTCCAGAAACTGTGCAGAGGCAAAAAGTGGCTGCTGCCTTGAAGACTTATAGTTTGCAAGAAAAGGGCGAGAAAATCCTGACGGGCTTGAGTATTGGGGAGGCGATCGCATCTGGTAAAGTATGTCTAATTGAAACTGCCGATGATATCCGTGATTTTCAAGATGGGGCAATTCTAGTCACGCAAATGACTGACCCTGACTGGGTTCCAGTGATGAAACGGGCGGCGGGGATTGTCACAGACCACGGTGGAAGAACTTGTCATGCTGCCATTGTCAGCCGTGAGTTAGGGATTCCGGCGATTGTCGGCACGGATAAGGCGACGGAAGTTTTGCAAGATCAACAGGAAATTACCATTTCTTGCGCTGAAGGCGACCAAGGCTATATCTATAGGGACATTTTGCAGTTTGCTGAGACTGAGGTAAATGTCGAAAATATACCTCATACCAAAACGCAGATATTACTAAATATTGCCAGTCCGGGGGCGGCTTTGCGCTGGTGGCGTTTACCCTGTGATGGCATTGGCTTGGCGCGGATGGAATTTATCATCAATAATATTATTAAAATTCACCCGATGGCTTTGGTGCATTTTGATGATTTGCAAGATAGAGGTACACGTAAACAGATTCAGAATTTAACTTTTGGCTATCAAGATAAAACCGAATATTTTGTGGATCATTTGGCGCGAGGGATGGCAAAAATTGCAGCTGCTCAATATCCCCGTCCGGTGATTGTGCGAATGAGCGATTTTAAAACCAATGAGTATGCAAACTTAATTGGTGGTAAACAATTTGAGTTAAAAGAAGCAAATCCCATGTTAGGATTTAGGGGTGCATCTCGCTATTATAGCGATCGCTACCGTGAAGGATTTGCTTTAGAGTGTCGGGCGATTAAACGCGCCCGTGAACAAATTGGATTTACAAATATCATTATGATGATTCCTTTCTGTCGCACTCTCCAAGAAGCCGATCAAGTTTTGCAAGTATTGGCAGAAAATGGCTTGAAGCGGGGCGAAAATAAACTTCAGGTTTATGTAATGGCAGAAATTCCCTCAAACATTGAGTTAGCTGCTGAGTTTTCCCAACGGTTTGACGGTTTTTCTATTGGTAGTAATGATTTAACCCAGCTAGTCTTAGGAGTAGATCGAGATTCCTCACAATTGGCGTATATATTTGATGAAAGTAACGCAGCAGTCAAAGGGATGATCCGCCGTTTAATCGTAGCTGCTCATGAAAATCAGCGTAAGGTGGGTATCTGCGGTCAAGCACCTAGTGACAATCCTGAGTTTGCGGCTTTTCTCGTAGAAGCTGGAATTGATTCCATTTCCCTCAACCCTGATAGTGTAATTGCAGTGAAGCGGCGAGTTGCTGAAGTTGAAAGTTCAAGGTAA
- the alaS gene encoding alanine--tRNA ligase yields the protein MPSNPQKLSGNAIRDIFLNFFAERGHQILPSASLVPEDPTVLLTIAGMLPFKPIFLGQRTAEFNRATTSQKCIRTNDIENVGRTKRHHTFFEMLGNFSFGDYFKPQAIAWGWELSTQVFGLPPEKLVVSVFEDDDEAYDIWRDDIGVPEARIKRMGEDDNFWVSGHTGPCGPCSEIYYDFHPELGDENIDLEDDTRFIEFYNLVFMQYNRDAEGNLTPLQNKNIDTGMGLERMAQILQQVPNNYETDLIFPIIETAAQIAGIDYHKSDETTKVSLKVIGDHVRSVVQMIADEIRASNVGRGYVLRRLIRRVVRHGRLLGITSEFITQVAETAISLSESAYPNVRQREAAIKAELQREEANFLRTLDRGEKLLEEIIQEVKQQGKTSISGESAFTLYDTFGFPLELTQEIAEENQLTVDEAGFNAEMQKQVERAKAAHETIDLTVQGSLDKLAEHIQATEFIGYTQPAATAKVEAILIDGIAQEDAEAGTEIQIVLNQTPFYAESGGQIGDKGYISGDGVVVRVEDVKRESDFFIHFGRIERGTIRVGDTVTAQIDGTCRRRAEANHTATHLLQAALKKLVDDSISQAGSLVSFDRLRFDFNCPRGLTAAEVEQVEAQVNTWIAEAHTANIEVLPIAEAKARGAVAMFGEKYGEEVRVIDFPSVSMELCGGTHVSNTAEIGIFKIISEAGVASGVRRIEAVSGPAILDYLNVRDKVVKDLSDRFKVKPEELPERITTLQTELRNSEKQLATLKSQLAIAKSDSLLQTVESVGEYQILVAQMEDVDPESLKTAAERLLQKIGNGAVVLGSVPEAGKVSIVAAFSAEVNKKGLQAGKFVGAVAKICGGGGGGRPNLAQAGGRDASKLPEALAKAHSDLHSALS from the coding sequence ATGCCTTCAAATCCCCAGAAACTCAGTGGTAATGCAATTCGCGACATATTTCTTAACTTCTTTGCCGAAAGAGGACACCAAATTCTCCCCAGCGCCTCCCTCGTCCCAGAAGATCCCACAGTGCTGCTGACGATTGCGGGGATGTTACCATTTAAACCGATATTCTTAGGACAGCGCACAGCAGAATTTAATCGCGCTACCACATCGCAAAAGTGCATCCGTACCAACGACATCGAAAACGTGGGACGCACCAAACGCCATCATACATTTTTTGAGATGTTGGGTAATTTCAGCTTTGGGGATTATTTTAAACCACAAGCGATCGCCTGGGGCTGGGAATTATCAACTCAAGTTTTCGGCTTACCACCAGAAAAGCTCGTTGTCAGCGTCTTTGAGGATGATGATGAAGCTTATGATATTTGGCGCGATGATATTGGCGTACCCGAAGCTAGAATTAAGCGCATGGGCGAAGATGATAACTTTTGGGTATCTGGACACACAGGCCCTTGTGGTCCTTGTTCGGAAATTTATTATGATTTTCACCCCGAATTGGGAGATGAAAATATTGATTTAGAAGACGATACCCGGTTTATCGAGTTTTATAATCTCGTGTTTATGCAATATAACCGGGATGCTGAAGGTAATTTAACACCTCTGCAAAACAAAAACATCGATACCGGCATGGGTTTGGAAAGGATGGCGCAAATCCTCCAACAAGTCCCGAATAACTACGAAACTGATTTAATTTTCCCGATTATCGAGACAGCAGCCCAAATTGCCGGCATTGATTACCACAAAAGCGACGAAACCACCAAAGTTTCCTTAAAAGTTATTGGTGATCATGTCCGTTCTGTGGTACAAATGATAGCTGATGAAATTCGCGCCTCCAATGTGGGACGGGGTTATGTGCTGCGGCGATTAATTCGGCGGGTGGTACGTCATGGGCGATTATTGGGAATTACCAGTGAATTTATTACCCAAGTTGCCGAAACTGCAATTTCTCTTTCAGAATCAGCTTATCCCAATGTTCGCCAACGGGAAGCAGCAATTAAAGCGGAGTTGCAACGAGAAGAAGCCAATTTCCTGAGAACTTTGGATAGAGGCGAGAAACTTTTAGAGGAAATCATCCAAGAGGTGAAACAGCAAGGTAAAACCTCTATTAGCGGTGAAAGTGCCTTTACTTTATATGATACCTTTGGTTTTCCCCTGGAACTGACCCAAGAAATCGCTGAAGAAAATCAGCTAACTGTGGATGAAGCCGGATTTAACGCCGAAATGCAAAAGCAGGTGGAACGTGCCAAAGCTGCCCACGAAACCATTGATTTAACTGTGCAAGGTTCTCTGGATAAGTTAGCCGAACACATCCAAGCTACAGAATTTATCGGTTATACCCAACCTGCGGCGACAGCGAAAGTCGAAGCCATATTAATAGATGGTATTGCCCAAGAGGATGCAGAAGCCGGGACAGAAATTCAAATTGTTCTCAACCAAACTCCATTTTATGCCGAGTCTGGGGGACAAATTGGGGATAAAGGTTATATCTCCGGTGATGGTGTGGTGGTGCGTGTGGAAGATGTGAAAAGAGAATCTGACTTTTTTATCCACTTTGGACGCATCGAACGCGGTACAATCCGAGTAGGAGATACAGTGACTGCTCAAATTGATGGGACCTGTCGTCGTCGCGCTGAAGCTAACCATACTGCAACCCATTTATTACAAGCGGCGTTAAAGAAACTTGTGGATGATAGTATATCTCAAGCCGGTTCTTTGGTTTCCTTTGATAGATTGCGGTTTGACTTTAACTGTCCCCGTGGTTTGACAGCAGCAGAAGTGGAACAAGTTGAAGCCCAGGTAAATACTTGGATTGCTGAGGCACATACTGCAAACATAGAAGTATTACCTATAGCAGAGGCTAAGGCTAGGGGTGCTGTGGCGATGTTTGGGGAAAAATACGGAGAAGAAGTGCGGGTGATTGATTTCCCTAGCGTCTCAATGGAACTCTGCGGTGGAACTCACGTAAGTAATACTGCGGAAATTGGCATCTTTAAAATTATCTCCGAGGCGGGTGTGGCTTCTGGGGTGCGACGCATTGAGGCTGTATCTGGTCCAGCGATCTTGGATTATCTCAATGTTCGGGATAAAGTAGTTAAGGATTTAAGCGATCGCTTTAAAGTTAAACCGGAAGAATTACCAGAGAGAATAACTACTCTGCAAACTGAACTGAGAAATAGTGAGAAACAATTAGCTACACTGAAATCACAATTGGCGATCGCTAAATCAGACAGTCTGCTGCAAACAGTAGAATCTGTAGGCGAGTATCAAATTTTGGTAGCGCAAATGGAAGATGTTGACCCGGAATCGTTGAAAACTGCGGCTGAAAGGTTACTGCAAAAAATTGGTAACGGTGCTGTGGTGCTGGGTTCGGTTCCCGAAGCCGGGAAGGTGAGTATAGTTGCAGCCTTCAGTGCAGAGGTGAATAAAAAGGGACTGCAAGCGGGTAAATTTGTCGGTGCTGTAGCGAAGATTTGCGGCGGTGGCGGCGGTGGGAGACCAAATTTAGCCCAAGCCGGCGGACGTGATGCGAGTAAGTTACCGGAGGCGTTAGCAAAGGCGCACAGTGATTTGCATTCAGCGTTGAGTTAA